Within the Luteolibacter yonseiensis genome, the region ATGGCAGCAAACAGGAAATCGTCCTGCAGAACGTGGTGCTCGGCGCGACCGAGCTCATCCGGCTCATCGCCGAAGGCCACATCCGCATGGGCAGCCTGAATATCCCGACGACCGTCCAGGTTTCGCTCGCGCCGGGTTCCGGCACCGCGCCGCTCGGAGAGTCGGTCTCGCAATCGTTCACGGTGAATCTCACCCGCAGCGGCGCCGGAGTGAGTGCCGCGCTGGACGTGCCGCTCGGTCTCATCCAGGGTTCGAACCGCAAATTCGTGGTTGACGGCGCTTCCTCCAACGACGGACCCCGCTCCGTGGTGAGCTTCGCACGTGGTGAGACCACCAAGACCGTGACCGTCCACCCGGTGCCCGATCTGGAAACCAACGGTGTTTCCGATCTTGAGGTGGCCGTGCTGCCACAGTTCAAATACACCGTCGGCGGTGGTTCTGTCGCGCGGACCGTCACGGACAACCCGCTGGTCTGGTTGGAAATCACCCAGGCGAATGCCGTCGCGGGCATTTCCCAGCCCGCCCGCATCGTCGTACGCCGCAATGGCGGCACGACCTCGGCACTGACGGTCAACTACCGTCTCGGTGGCACGGCTGTCAGCGGAACCCACTTCACGATTCCTGATACCACGACGGTGACGATCCCCGCGGGTGTGGCCAGCAAGGAAATCCAGATCTCCGCGCTTGCCTCCGGACTCACCGCGGGGCCGAAGGCCCTGCTCGTCCGCCTCGCTTCGAAGGACCGTTATCTGCTGGGCGACCCGCACGAGGCGGTCATCTACGTGGGCAACACCGCATCCGAGACAAACGGCGCAGGCTTCGACCGCTGGCTCGCGACCATCAGCCGGGGCAGCATGACCTGCCGCGCGGACCTCGAACGTCTCGCTCCTGACCGTGTCGCGGATTACCTGAAGGCGTATGCTTACGGCCTCAAGTCGGTGGATGACGCGGACAAGGCGAACATCGCCCTGCGCGTCGTGAACGGACGCCCCGAGCTGACCGCTGCCGGCCAGTTCAACGGAGCGGACCTGAAATGGGATGTGGAGGCATCCGACAGTCTCGGCGGCTTCTCCGATGCCACCAGCACCTTCGTCCGGAACGCTGATCCGAACGGCCTCAAGCTCCTTGGCCCGCCGATACAGCAATCGGGACGCAGCCGCTTCTATCGTCTCAGCATGAAGACCGAGCCAGGCCAGCTCGCCAGCAGCAGCATTTCCCAAACCACGGGCAGCTCGCAATACGGCATGAGCGGCAACGCGAACTGGAATGCGGATGCAGGCACCGGCGCGCTCGTAAGCAGCGGCGGCAATTCCGGCGAAACCAACCGCATCATCTCCAATGTGACCGGTCCTGTCTCGCTCGACTTTGAAATGGAGATCCTTGGCGGAAATCGGAACGATTCGCTCGTGTTTTACATCGATGGCGTGAGACAGTCCGAAACCGACAGCGATGCCGTGAAAATCAGGAAAAACCTGACGACCGCCGGCAAGCACCTGCTGATGTGGGAATTCACACGGGGAACGGGCAAGGCCGTGATCCGGAATCTGGCGAAATGACGAGACAAGTCCTCAGACCCATGGCCATGGCGATGCGCGGGATCACCCCGTGCCGGGTCGGTCCATGCCAACCGGGGGCGCTGGCGGCATTTGTTCTTCTCGCGCTGCTGCCTTCGTGCGGCCGGGAGGAAAGCGCGCGATCCGGACCCGCTCCCTCCAAGCCGGATCCCAAGTCCCTTTTCAGCGTCGGTTCGATCTCTGTCCTCCAGTCTGACCTCGATCTTCACCTGAAGGAAAAACACCCCGGCCGGACGGGGGATGATTCCCGCAAGCAGGCTCTTGCCGAGCTCGCCACCCGTGCCCAGCTCGCGCAGGCGGCCTTGGATGCCGGTCTCCAGGATGATCCCGTGGTCCGCTCGGAAATCGCCCGGGTGCTCGGAAGCCGGTTGAAGGAAATCCAGCTTTCTCCCGAACTCAAGACCGCCGCCGCGACACCGTCGGAATCCCGCCTCCGCGAGATCTACACGGCGAACGAATCCCGTTTCCGCTCGAACGAAAAGCGTCAGGTCGCCGTTCTTTGGCTGAATCCGAACGGCAATCCCGAACGCGAAAAGCAGTATGTGGAAAAACTCACCGCCGCGCGGCAGTGGTATGCGGAAAACAGCGAGTTGAAATCGCACCCGGACCAGGGTTTCTCGGTGCTGAGCGTCGATTACTCCGAGCATCAGGCCAGCCGCTACAAGGGCGGCGTCGTCGGTTGGTTGGAAAGCGGCGGGACCATGGATCCATGGTCCAAGGCCGTTGCGGAGATCGCCTTCGAGCTGCCGGCCGCCGGCGGGGTGAGCGAGGTCATCCACAGACCCGAAGGCGTTTTCCTCGTCCGCGTCATGGCCGGGCAACCCGCCGTCCTGCGGAGTTTCGAGTCCGTCGCCGACGAACTCGCCCGCAACGAACAACAACGGCTCCGGCAGGAGGCCGAAACCAAATT harbors:
- a CDS encoding peptidylprolyl isomerase, which encodes MTRQVLRPMAMAMRGITPCRVGPCQPGALAAFVLLALLPSCGREESARSGPAPSKPDPKSLFSVGSISVLQSDLDLHLKEKHPGRTGDDSRKQALAELATRAQLAQAALDAGLQDDPVVRSEIARVLGSRLKEIQLSPELKTAAATPSESRLREIYTANESRFRSNEKRQVAVLWLNPNGNPEREKQYVEKLTAARQWYAENSELKSHPDQGFSVLSVDYSEHQASRYKGGVVGWLESGGTMDPWSKAVAEIAFELPAAGGVSEVIHRPEGVFLVRVMAGQPAVLRSFESVADELARNEQQRLRQEAETKFQDTISEKYPVHGLN